GGTGTGCCGGCCGTGGAGCTCACCGCGCGCTTACCTGCCCGCCGGGGCCCGGCTCGCCTCGAGCATCACCGACCAGCTGACCTGGGCCCGGTTCCAGCTCGGCGACGGCCGAGCGGCCGACGGCACCCGACTGCTGTCGCAGCGCCGGCTCCGGGCGATGCACGCCCCGTCGACACCGCACGAGCTGCTGCCGGGGGTCGGCGTCGGCGTCGGGTGGCTGCTGCGCGACATCGGCGGCGTGCGGCTGGTCGAGCACCACGGCGACGTCTCGGGCCAGCACTCCACCATCACCGTGGTACCGGATCGCGACTGGGCGGTCGTCGTCCTAACCAACGCCGCACCCGCTGGCCGCGAGCTGGCCGACCAGGTGGTGCGCCGGATGCTCCGGACGCGGCTCGGGCTGGTCGAACCACCGCCCGAGACGCTGCAGCTCGGCGCCGACGAGCTGGCGGCGTACGTCGGGACCTACCGGACCGACGGCATCGAGCTGCGGGTCGTCGTCACCGACGGGGGCCTGGTCATCCACGGCACGGTCACCGACGGCGACGCACCGGCCGAGTCACTGGCCTTCCCGGTCGGCATGCTCACCGGAGAGCGGTTCGTGGTGACCGGCGGTCCGTTCGCCGGCGTCCAGGGGGAGTTCGTCCGCCGGGCCGGCGACGTCGTGGCGGCCCGCCACATCGGGCGGCTGGTGCCGCGCAGCGATGGTCCCGGCTGATCCTGCCGGCGGCCGACCCGGTCCCCGCGCGGCTCGCGCGGCCTGGACGACTGGCGCCACCGGACGACGTGGCACCTCGCTCACGTCGCCCACCCGGAGGCGCCAGGGACCGGCTCGGAGGGCACGCAGCGTCAGCGTCGTCGACCGGATGCGCGGCGGTGGGGCTAGCTCGGTGGACCGAGCACGCGGTCCCCGACCTCGCCCGGCGCCCAGGCCACCTCCCAGGCGAACCCAGCCGGGTCGACGAAGTAGCCGGAGTACCCGCCCCACTCCCGGTGCTGGCCGTCGGTGACCGAGCGGGCGCCCACGGCACGGGCCTGCTCGAGGACCGCGTCGACCTCCTGGGGGCTGCGGACGTTGTGCGCCAGCGTGATCGGGATGTTGCCCTCCCCCTGCACGGTGGGACCCACCTCGGCACGGAAGTGGTCGGCGTCCCAGAGCGAGAGCAGCACCCGGTCGGCCACCTCGAGCATCAGGACCTCGCCCTCGGCCTCGACGAACGGCGACCAGCCCATGCCGTCCAGCCAGAACCGGCGGACCGCCGCCAGGTCCTCCACGGCGAGGGTGATCAGGCTGACCCGCTGCTCCATGCTGTCTCCTGCTCGTGGTCGGGGGTCCACCCGGCCCGGCCGGGTCCTGTGGTGTCAGGCGGTCGGCTGGTCCTCAGCCGGCGACCCCACCGGGGCGGCCCGCAGCTGCTCGATGGCGGCCTCGAAGTCCTCGACCGACTCGTACTGCTGGTAGACGCTGGCGAAGCGGAGGTAGGCCACCTGGTCCAGGCGGCGCAGCGGCCCGAGGATGGCCAGACCGACGTCGTCGGCCGGCACCTCGGGGCTGCCGGAGGCCCGCAGGGTCTCCTCCACCTCCTGGCCGAGCTGGGCCAGCGCGTCCTCGGTGACGGGGCGACCCTTGCAGGCCTTGCGCACCCCGCTGACCACCTTCTCGCGGGCGAAGGGCTCCACCACGCCGGAGCGCTTCACGACCACCATCTGCATCTGCTCGATCGTGGTGAAGCGTCGCTCGCACTCCGGGCACTGCCGGCGGCGGCGGACGCTGGAGCCGTCCTCGTTGACCCGGGAGTCGAGCACCCGTGAATCAGTGTGACGGCAGTAGGGGCAGTGCACGACCGACCTTCCGGTTGACGGCGGGACGCACGTCCCCGGAGCCACGCTCACGACGCACCCCCCGTCGACGCCGGGGTCGGCCGCACTGCACGCGGCCCCAGCGACGCCGCGGCTGGGACACCCCGCGATGCTAGGGCCGCGGACCGGGCCGGACAAACGGACCGCCGCCCGCGACCGCCGGGCTCACTGGAGGTTGCGGGCCAGCGTCCAGACCACGGCACCGCCGAGCCACAGCGTCGTCCAGACCGCGTCGGGCACGGAGCGGAGCGCGGCCCGCCACCGGCGCGGGACCCCGGGCCCGCGGACACCGCGCCACTGGGCGAACCAGACGAGGGAGAGCACGGCCAGTACCCCGAGCCCGACCAGGGCCACCGGGTTGAGGTACCAGGCGGCGGCGACGTCACCCCGGAGCAGGGCCGCGCCCATCCGGGTGCCGCCGCACAGGGGGCACTCCCACCCGGTGAGCTGGAGGAAGGGGCAGGCGATGCCCAGCCCGGTGAACTGGTAGAGGGCGCTGAGCGCCAGTCCCGAGGCGGCGACCACACCGACCCCAGCCAGCCGCGTCCCGGCGCGGCGGGAGACCACGCGCTCGGCGCTCGCTCCATGGGTGGTCACCCCCTCAGTATGGCGCCGGCCTCAGGCGGTGACCGCGACGAAGCGGGAGACCATCACCAGCAGGGCCAGGACCATCAGCACGCCCGTGGTGACGGTGAGGGCCGCGGCCCCGCGGGCGGTGAGCTGCCAGCCGGCGGCCAGGGACACGGGAGGCGTCAGGACCATCGGCACCTCGACGTGGCAGGCGCGGGACACCGGGGCGGCTGCGGCCAGGCGCGGCGCGCGGACCCCTCCAGGACGCCCCTGGACCGAGCGGCCCGGGCGGACCTGCGGGCGGGTGCGGGTGGGACGCGTGGCGCCCTGCGACCGCGGCGCGGTGGTGGTGCTCATGGTGCCTCCTCCGGTGATCGAACCTGTGTTCGATAGGACATGTCTACCGCATTCGAACGTGTGTGCCAAGAGACCCGCCGGGGCCGACACCCCGTGAACCGCTGCTTCCGCGTCCGACTTCATGACCAGGAGTCCACCAGCGGGGTCTGACAGTTTCGGCTGACCGCTCTCCGCGACCCGAGCAGCAAGGGGTCGGACACCGCGTCGACACGGCGCGACACGCCGCGACACGAGGTCGAACAGGTGTTTGATTCACCTCCCGCCAGGCCCTACGGTCGTGCCATGGCCCACGGCTCAGACGACACCACCCCGCCCCGCACCCCGCGACGTCGCGGTCGACCCAGCGCCAGCATGGTGCGCGCCCAGCTGGCCGAGGCCGGCGGCTCGGTCACCTCCCTGCCGGACGGTCCCGAGGACGGGCACGGGCTCACCCCCCGCCAGCACCGCATCCTCCAGGTGATCAAGGAGGCGGTGGACTCCCGCGGCTACCCGCCGAGCATCCGCGAGGTCTGCGACGCCGTCGGCCTGGCCAGCTCCTCCAGCGGGGCCCACCAGCTGAAGGTGCTGGAGGCCAAGGGGTACCTGCGGCGCGACCCCAACCGTCCCCGCGCGCTCGAGGTGCTGCTGCCCCAGGGCGCCACACCGGCACCGGCACCGGCACCGGTGCCCGCACCGGCACCGGTCGCCGCCGCGGTGGCCCCGGCCGCGCCGACGTCGCCCGCGGAGGACGTCGACCAGACCGGTTACGGCGACGCGTTCCCGACCGCCGTGGCCGTGCCGGTGGTGGGCCGCATCGCCGCCGGCGGGCCGATCCTGGCCGAGCAGGTGGTGGAGGACGTGTTCCCGCTCCCCCGCCAGCTGGTCGGCGACGGCACCCTGTTCATGCTCGAGGTCCGGGGCGACTCGATGATCGACGCCGCGATCTGCGACGGCGACTGGGTGGTCGTGCGGCAGCAGCCCGACGCCCAGAACGGTGACATCGTGGCCGCGCTGATCGGTGAGGAGGCCACGGTCAAGACCTTCAAGCGGACCCCCGGTCAGGTGTGGCTGCTGCCCCACAACCCCGCCTACGAACCCATCGACGGCAACGAGGCGTCCATCCTCGGCAAGGTGGTCACCGTCCTGCGTCGGGTCTGACCGACGACCGAGGGCCCGGCTTCGCGCACACGCGCGGTGCCGGGCCCTCGTCGTCCCCTGGGCCGCCCAAAGTCCGGCAGGCGCCCGGTCCGGCGAACCGACCACGCACCCGGATCGGGACGACGTGCGACCCCGCTGCGGGCTAGCGTGCCGTGGATGGGCAGCCAGCACACCGGGAGCGACGACGTCCCGCCGGGCGTCCGCCGCTTCCGGCGGGTCCTCCGGGTGCTCGGCGTGCTGCTGGCGGTGCTGGTCGGCGTCCCGCTGAGCCTCTACGTCGGGCACGGGGTCGTGGGCAGCGTCCAGACCTCGGCGCTGCGTGCGGAGGTGGGTGCGGAGGTCCGGGCCGAGCGGGCGGTGGCCCAGCCCGAGGTGCTGGCTCTGCGGGACCGTCAGCGCGCCGCCCTCCCCGCCGCACCGGCGCACTCCTGGGCCGCG
The sequence above is a segment of the Auraticoccus monumenti genome. Coding sequences within it:
- a CDS encoding serine hydrolase domain-containing protein, which translates into the protein MAHQSAVLAAEVAQAARELGVPGVAVGIEHGGQREVLTHGTTSVDGGRPVDEATLFQIGSTAKTFTATAMMVLVEQGRVDLDDPVRRHLPDLRLHDATTAGTLTVGHLLNHTAGWDGGDAWTDTGEGDDALRRAVELLVGLPQRFAAGSGASYNNAAFVLAGRVVEQVTGETYERALARLVLDPLGLRQTKTSLNEIMTGSFAVGHQPQDPPGSTPVVCRPWSSPRAYLPAGARLASSITDQLTWARFQLGDGRAADGTRLLSQRRLRAMHAPSTPHELLPGVGVGVGWLLRDIGGVRLVEHHGDVSGQHSTITVVPDRDWAVVVLTNAAPAGRELADQVVRRMLRTRLGLVEPPPETLQLGADELAAYVGTYRTDGIELRVVVTDGGLVIHGTVTDGDAPAESLAFPVGMLTGERFVVTGGPFAGVQGEFVRRAGDVVAARHIGRLVPRSDGPG
- a CDS encoding VOC family protein, whose product is MEQRVSLITLAVEDLAAVRRFWLDGMGWSPFVEAEGEVLMLEVADRVLLSLWDADHFRAEVGPTVQGEGNIPITLAHNVRSPQEVDAVLEQARAVGARSVTDGQHREWGGYSGYFVDPAGFAWEVAWAPGEVGDRVLGPPS
- the nrdR gene encoding transcriptional regulator NrdR — encoded protein: MHCPYCRHTDSRVLDSRVNEDGSSVRRRRQCPECERRFTTIEQMQMVVVKRSGVVEPFAREKVVSGVRKACKGRPVTEDALAQLGQEVEETLRASGSPEVPADDVGLAILGPLRRLDQVAYLRFASVYQQYESVEDFEAAIEQLRAAPVGSPAEDQPTA
- a CDS encoding DUF2752 domain-containing protein, with amino-acid sequence MTTHGASAERVVSRRAGTRLAGVGVVAASGLALSALYQFTGLGIACPFLQLTGWECPLCGGTRMGAALLRGDVAAAWYLNPVALVGLGVLAVLSLVWFAQWRGVRGPGVPRRWRAALRSVPDAVWTTLWLGGAVVWTLARNLQ
- the lexA gene encoding transcriptional repressor LexA, which translates into the protein MVRAQLAEAGGSVTSLPDGPEDGHGLTPRQHRILQVIKEAVDSRGYPPSIREVCDAVGLASSSSGAHQLKVLEAKGYLRRDPNRPRALEVLLPQGATPAPAPAPVPAPAPVAAAVAPAAPTSPAEDVDQTGYGDAFPTAVAVPVVGRIAAGGPILAEQVVEDVFPLPRQLVGDGTLFMLEVRGDSMIDAAICDGDWVVVRQQPDAQNGDIVAALIGEEATVKTFKRTPGQVWLLPHNPAYEPIDGNEASILGKVVTVLRRV